A single Bosea sp. PAMC 26642 DNA region contains:
- a CDS encoding tyrosine-type recombinase/integrase has protein sequence MAKEIPPLNARQIEAWKPAGHRQELADGKVPGLRARLSPAGKISWSLSVNLNGVRRRFDIGSGHGLAEARRRAEVARRQVSDGVDPAAAKHAARQRARDAAAGLGTLGSVVRAYFENGPGAALKSGAAQRAHIEVVFRAHLERASNDATPGSLQLAIDAWPSRSSGAHAAAYIRPLARWASKRGLMAPGFEALEAPALAADGATGQRVLDREETGRLLAALDSQGHDGAARFMLLTGARRGEVCGATWGEIDLTTRQWTITAARRKDTRPVVRRRRRAEQDHVIGLSRQAVALLQGMDCGDAMSLVFPGDRGATLVNWPRWTTRQKAKLGISGVTPHTLRRTCATLAGDCGAPPHVISALLGHRAIGGSLVAGYSAARYTGEVAGALQRVGDLTEALAAGRENVSAMVSSIGNGRA, from the coding sequence ATGGCAAAAGAGATACCACCACTCAACGCCCGGCAGATCGAGGCTTGGAAACCAGCGGGCCATCGGCAGGAACTCGCTGATGGCAAGGTTCCCGGCTTACGGGCCCGGCTATCGCCAGCGGGGAAAATAAGTTGGTCACTGTCGGTCAACCTAAACGGGGTCCGCCGGCGCTTCGACATTGGCTCTGGCCATGGACTTGCCGAAGCGCGGCGGCGGGCCGAGGTGGCAAGACGGCAGGTTAGCGACGGGGTAGACCCAGCAGCGGCCAAGCATGCGGCACGGCAGCGCGCCCGGGACGCTGCCGCAGGTTTGGGGACGCTTGGCAGTGTCGTCAGGGCCTATTTTGAGAATGGCCCGGGGGCAGCCCTTAAATCCGGCGCTGCGCAGCGGGCGCACATCGAGGTCGTATTTCGCGCCCACCTCGAGCGTGCCAGTAACGATGCGACGCCCGGGTCGCTGCAGTTGGCCATCGACGCATGGCCCTCGCGGTCATCAGGGGCCCATGCTGCGGCTTATATCCGCCCGCTGGCACGGTGGGCTAGTAAACGCGGCCTGATGGCGCCGGGATTCGAGGCGCTTGAAGCACCAGCGCTGGCGGCTGATGGGGCCACGGGGCAGCGCGTACTTGATCGGGAGGAGACAGGCCGGCTGCTGGCAGCCCTCGACAGCCAAGGCCACGACGGCGCAGCGCGCTTCATGTTGCTCACCGGCGCAAGGCGTGGGGAGGTCTGCGGAGCGACATGGGGCGAGATCGATCTCACAACCCGCCAATGGACGATTACGGCTGCGCGGCGCAAGGACACCCGTCCGGTGGTGCGCCGCCGGCGGCGTGCTGAACAGGACCATGTGATTGGCCTGTCCCGGCAGGCTGTGGCGTTGCTGCAGGGGATGGACTGCGGCGATGCCATGTCACTGGTCTTTCCCGGTGACCGTGGAGCGACGCTGGTGAATTGGCCACGCTGGACGACGCGGCAGAAGGCGAAACTGGGTATCAGTGGGGTCACCCCGCACACGCTGCGTCGCACTTGTGCCACGTTGGCAGGCGACTGCGGTGCGCCGCCCCATGTAATCTCCGCCCTGCTGGGCCACAGGGCCATTGGCGGATCACTGGTCGCAGGCTACTCGGCAGCGCGCTACACTGGCGAGGTGGCCGGGGCGCTGCAGCGGGTCGGTGACCTGACTGAGGCGCTTGCGGCTGGACGCGAAAATGTATCGGCCATGGTTAGCTCTATAGGTAACGGGCGGGCCTGA
- a CDS encoding Hsp20 family protein translates to MTRMPSLSHPFLLGFDDIERALDRVTKGASEGYPPYNIERMPRTDDEPDRLRITLAVAGFARDQLEITLEENQLTIRGRQTDDKSRQFLHRGIAARQFQRSFLLAEGMQVMGADLSNGLLAIDLVRPEPERLIRRIDIVNRD, encoded by the coding sequence ATGACGCGTATGCCAAGTTTGTCCCATCCGTTCCTGCTCGGTTTCGACGATATCGAACGGGCGCTGGACCGGGTCACCAAAGGCGCGAGCGAGGGCTATCCGCCCTACAATATCGAGCGGATGCCACGCACCGATGACGAGCCGGATCGCCTGAGGATCACATTGGCCGTTGCGGGCTTTGCGCGCGACCAGCTCGAAATCACGCTGGAGGAAAACCAGCTCACCATCCGCGGCCGGCAGACCGACGACAAGAGCCGGCAGTTCCTGCATCGCGGCATCGCCGCGCGGCAGTTCCAGCGCAGCTTCCTGCTCGCGGAAGGCATGCAGGTGATGGGCGCCGATCTTTCCAATGGTCTTCTTGCGATAGATCTCGTCAGGCCGGAACCGGAACGTCTCATCCGGCGTATCGATATCGTCAATCGGGACTGA
- a CDS encoding DUF1150 family protein encodes MHENKMMIQANPLTPAEFAALGTGEVAYLKPMSSEELVRIFPQAPQIKPGLQLFALLSADGAPILVTDSREAATANAWEHDLRMVSVH; translated from the coding sequence ATGCACGAGAACAAGATGATGATTCAGGCCAACCCCCTGACCCCCGCCGAATTCGCGGCGCTGGGCACCGGCGAGGTCGCCTATCTGAAGCCGATGAGCTCGGAAGAACTCGTGCGGATTTTCCCGCAGGCGCCGCAGATCAAGCCCGGCCTGCAGCTCTTCGCGCTGCTGTCGGCCGATGGCGCACCGATCCTGGTGACCGATTCCCGCGAGGCCGCGACGGCCAATGCCTGGGAACATGATCTCCGGATGGTGAGCGTGCATTGA
- a CDS encoding AlpA family phage regulatory protein produces MHTSPTITSPLGTPPATVLRLKQVIAMTGLSGPTIYRLTGTGMFPRPFKLTHTGSTMRSASGWLLSEIQDWICERVSSRDEDSHSA; encoded by the coding sequence ATGCACACCTCACCCACAATCACATCACCTTTGGGCACACCACCCGCAACTGTGCTGCGTCTGAAGCAGGTCATCGCCATGACCGGGCTGAGTGGCCCTACAATCTACCGACTGACAGGCACGGGCATGTTCCCGCGCCCATTCAAGCTCACGCACACGGGATCGACAATGCGCTCGGCCAGCGGGTGGCTGTTGAGCGAAATTCAAGACTGGATTTGCGAGCGCGTTTCATCCCGCGATGAGGACAGCCACTCCGCTTAA
- a CDS encoding alpha/beta hydrolase codes for MEPVAPQCFELGEGADRRRLAFLAQEGKGPPVVWLGGFRSDMRATKAEALAAWAETNGRGFLRFDYAGHGESGSDFSRWTLSHWLEDALAIIAAHCKEPPILVGSSMGGWIALLAARHLLGTKHAPIGLVLIAPAVDFSEELMWAQMPAAIQETIMRDGVWMRPSAYAPEPTPITRALIEDGRRHLMFGSEIRIGCPVHILQGMADPDVPWRQAVKLVEHLSSDPVVLTLVKDGDHRLSTPADIARLEAAVAGVATAA; via the coding sequence GGCGCCGACCGACGCCGGCTCGCCTTCCTGGCGCAGGAGGGCAAGGGGCCGCCTGTGGTCTGGCTCGGCGGCTTCCGGTCCGACATGCGGGCCACCAAGGCGGAGGCGCTCGCAGCCTGGGCCGAGACGAACGGACGCGGCTTCCTGCGCTTCGACTATGCCGGCCACGGTGAATCCGGCAGCGACTTTTCGCGCTGGACCCTGTCGCACTGGCTGGAGGACGCGCTGGCCATCATCGCGGCTCATTGCAAGGAGCCGCCGATCCTCGTCGGCTCGTCCATGGGCGGATGGATCGCACTGCTGGCCGCCCGGCATCTGCTCGGAACGAAACATGCGCCGATCGGGCTCGTGCTGATCGCGCCGGCCGTCGATTTTTCCGAAGAGCTGATGTGGGCGCAGATGCCGGCCGCGATCCAGGAGACGATCATGCGCGACGGCGTCTGGATGCGGCCTTCCGCCTATGCGCCCGAGCCGACGCCGATCACGCGGGCGCTCATCGAGGACGGGCGCCGGCATCTGATGTTCGGATCGGAGATCAGGATCGGTTGCCCCGTCCATATCCTGCAGGGAATGGCCGACCCGGACGTGCCATGGCGGCAGGCGGTCAAGCTGGTCGAGCATCTGAGCAGCGACCCGGTCGTGCTGACGCTCGTGAAGGACGGCGATCACCGGCTGTCGACGCCGGCCGACATCGCCAGGCTGGAGGCGGCCGTCGCGGGTGTCGCGACAGCCGCCTGA